A region of the Sphingobium yanoikuyae genome:
CGGCATAGACTTCGGCGCCAATGATGCCATCCTTCGACACCAGCTTCAGGCCGATATCGTGCAGGCGCATCGCCGCGCGATCGTCGTCGCTGGCAATCACGCAAATCTTGAACTTGCGCGGCAGATAGGTGAATTCCGGGTGGAAGCTCGACCATTGGCGCAGCAGCTCGGCCCAGGGGCGGGGGTCCGCCACCTCGTCGGCGCTAACGCCGGCATATTGGTCGGAACTGATGTTGCGGATGCAATTGCCGCTGGTCTGGATGGCGTGCATCTCCACCGTCGCCAGTTCGGCGAGGATGTCGGGCGCATCGGCCAGCTTGATCCAGTTATATTGCAGGTTCTGGCGCGTGGTGAAGTGGCCATAGCCCTTGTCATATTTCGCCGCGATCTCGCCCAGCTTGCGCATCTGCTTGCCCGACAGCGTGCCATAGGGAATGGCGACGCGCAGCATATAGGCGTGGAGCTGGAGATAGAGGCCGTTCATCAGCCGCAGCGGCTTGAACTGATCCTCGGTCAGGGCGCCGGTCAGGCGGCGCTGCACCTGGTCGCGAAATTCATCGACGCGGGCGTCGACGATGGACTGGTCATAGCTGTCGTAGCGATACATGTCAGATCACCCAGTTGCCGGCGTCGGCGTCATTCGGTTTCAAATTGAGGTCGGGGCGGACCGTGGGGCCAAGGGCGCGGATACGGTCCTTGATATGGGCCGGGCGCACGCCCTCGTCAGTGACGGTCGCGTCGATCACATAAGCGCCGACGACGCGCAGCGCCGCTTCCTCGGTGCGGACGAGGTCGTCGCCCTGTTCGCCGACATCGGCGCTATCGCCGACCTGGCGCGACCAGCCATCGCCGGCCCACCAGATGACAT
Encoded here:
- a CDS encoding DUF2849 domain-containing protein; protein product: MKILTGNDLVTGDVIWWAGDGWSRQVGDSADVGEQGDDLVRTEEAALRVVGAYVIDATVTDEGVRPAHIKDRIRALGPTVRPDLNLKPNDADAGNWVI